The Brenneria rubrifaciens genome has a window encoding:
- the cmoM gene encoding tRNA uridine 5-oxyacetic acid(34) methyltransferase CmoM yields MQDRNFNDIAEKFSRNIYGTTKGALRQAVLWQDLDGLLARLPARQLKVLDAGGGEGHMACRLAGLGHQVLLCDLSDEMIQRAKEAAAAQGVNRNMRFVQSAAQDVAQYMDRPADLILFHAVLEWVAQPRQALEKLNDCLSPGGALSLMFYNHHGLLMRNMVLGNFAYVQAGMPKRKRRSLSPDHPLAPQQVYGWLEEMGLSISGKTGVRVFHDYLQNKQQQRDNFAEILELEQRYCRQEPFVSLGRYIHVMAHKPHLKDAL; encoded by the coding sequence GCGCACTGCGACAGGCGGTGCTATGGCAGGATCTTGATGGTTTGCTCGCCCGGCTTCCGGCACGGCAATTAAAGGTTCTGGATGCCGGCGGTGGGGAAGGACATATGGCGTGTCGTTTGGCGGGTTTAGGACATCAGGTATTGTTGTGCGACTTATCCGATGAGATGATTCAGCGCGCTAAAGAGGCCGCCGCCGCGCAGGGTGTGAACCGGAATATGCGCTTTGTGCAAAGTGCGGCGCAGGATGTCGCGCAATATATGGATCGGCCCGCCGATCTGATATTGTTTCACGCAGTGCTGGAGTGGGTGGCCCAGCCACGGCAGGCGCTGGAAAAATTGAATGACTGTCTGTCTCCGGGGGGCGCGTTATCCCTGATGTTTTATAACCATCATGGTTTGTTGATGCGCAATATGGTGCTGGGTAATTTTGCCTATGTACAAGCCGGTATGCCCAAGCGCAAGCGGCGGTCGTTGTCACCGGATCATCCGCTGGCGCCTCAGCAGGTTTATGGCTGGCTTGAGGAGATGGGCTTGTCCATCAGCGGTAAAACGGGCGTGCGGGTATTTCACGATTATTTGCAGAATAAACAGCAACAACGTGATAATTTTGCCGAGATTCTTGAGCTTGAACAGCGTTACTGCCGGCAGGAACCTTTCGTGAGTTTGGGTCGTTATATCCATGTCATGGCGCATAAACCCCATTTGAAGGATGCATTATGA
- the mukF gene encoding chromosome partition protein MukF — protein sequence MSDFSQTVPELVAWARKNDFSLSLPTERLAFLLAIATLNGERMDGEMSEGELVDAFRHVSQGFDQTDETITVRANNAINDLVRQRLLNRFVSEQAEGNAIYRLTPLGIGITDYYIRQREFSALRLSMQLSIVAQELKRAAEAAEEGGDEFHWHRNVFAPLKYSVAEIFDSIDLSQRVMDEQQQGVKEDIAALLNQDWRAAISSCEQLLTETSSTLRELQDTLEAAGDKLQASLLSIQDTILNNPHNLEFVDKLVFDLQSKLDRIVSWGQQTIDLWIGYDRHVHKFIRTAIDMDKNRVFAQRLRQSVQSYFDYPWALTFANADRLLDMRDEELTLRSEEVTGELPPDLEYEAFSEMREQLIALVEQSLQKYKAQQIPLNLSDVMREYLAQYPRSRHFDVARIVVDQAVRLGVAEADFTGLPALWQVINDYGAKVQAHVIDKY from the coding sequence ATGAGTGATTTTTCCCAGACTGTACCCGAACTGGTCGCCTGGGCACGAAAAAATGATTTTTCCCTTTCCCTTCCCACTGAGCGCCTGGCTTTTTTACTGGCGATAGCCACACTCAATGGCGAACGTATGGATGGAGAAATGAGTGAAGGCGAACTGGTCGATGCCTTTCGGCATGTCAGTCAGGGGTTCGATCAAACGGACGAAACCATTACCGTCCGTGCCAATAATGCCATCAATGATCTGGTTCGCCAGCGGTTGCTCAATCGTTTTGTCAGTGAACAGGCGGAGGGCAACGCCATTTACCGCCTGACCCCGTTGGGAATCGGTATCACCGACTACTACATTCGTCAGCGTGAATTTTCCGCGCTGCGCCTCTCTATGCAGCTCTCGATTGTGGCTCAGGAACTTAAGCGGGCGGCGGAGGCGGCGGAAGAGGGCGGCGATGAGTTTCACTGGCATCGTAATGTCTTTGCGCCGCTGAAATACTCGGTCGCAGAAATTTTTGACAGTATCGATTTATCCCAACGGGTGATGGATGAGCAACAGCAAGGGGTAAAAGAGGATATTGCCGCGCTGTTGAATCAGGACTGGCGCGCGGCTATCAGCAGTTGTGAACAACTGTTGACGGAAACCTCGAGCACCCTGCGCGAATTGCAGGATACGCTGGAAGCCGCCGGCGACAAATTACAGGCCAGCCTGCTGAGTATTCAGGATACTATTCTCAACAACCCGCACAACCTGGAGTTTGTCGATAAACTGGTCTTTGATTTACAAAGCAAACTTGACCGTATTGTCAGTTGGGGCCAGCAAACCATCGACTTATGGATTGGCTATGATCGGCATGTTCATAAATTTATCCGTACCGCCATTGATATGGATAAAAACCGGGTGTTTGCGCAACGTTTGCGCCAGTCGGTGCAGAGTTATTTTGACTACCCCTGGGCGCTTACGTTTGCCAATGCCGATCGATTGCTGGATATGCGTGATGAAGAGTTGACGTTACGCAGCGAAGAAGTCACGGGCGAACTGCCGCCAGATCTGGAATATGAAGCGTTCAGCGAAATGCGCGAACAGTTGATCGCGTTGGTGGAGCAGTCGTTACAGAAATACAAAGCGCAGCAAATACCGCTTAATTTAAGCGATGTAATGCGCGAGTATCTTGCACAGTATCCTCGTTCCCGGCACTTTGATGTTGCCAGAATCGTGGTCGACCAGGCGGTGCGTCTGGGAGTGGCCGAAGCAGATTTCACCGGATTGCCCGCGCTGTGGCAGGTAATCAATGATTACGGAGCCAAGGTACAGGCCCATGTCATCGACAAATATTGA
- the mukE gene encoding chromosome partition protein MukE, which produces MSSTNIEHIMPVRLVTALSNMLFPALDSQLRAGRHIGIEELENHAFLMDFQEELESFYSRYNVELIRAPEGFFYLRPRSTTLIARSVLSELDMMVGKILCYLYLSPERLAHEGIFSQQELYEELLGLADESKLLKLVNQRSTGSDLDRQKLQEKVRTSLNRLRRLGMIYFMGSDNSKFRITESVFRFGADVRSGDDAREAQLRMIRDGEAMPVDGNLSLKDESDENDRPDDTPPESVEDEQE; this is translated from the coding sequence ATGTCATCGACAAATATTGAACATATCATGCCAGTCAGACTGGTTACCGCGCTGTCGAATATGCTATTTCCCGCGCTGGACAGTCAATTGCGGGCAGGCCGTCATATCGGCATTGAAGAGCTGGAAAATCACGCTTTCCTGATGGATTTTCAGGAAGAACTGGAATCGTTCTACAGCCGGTATAATGTCGAGCTGATTCGTGCGCCGGAAGGGTTCTTCTATCTGCGTCCGCGTTCCACCACGCTGATCGCCCGTTCAGTCTTGTCCGAGCTGGATATGATGGTGGGGAAAATTCTTTGCTATTTATACCTCAGCCCGGAGCGGCTGGCGCACGAAGGCATTTTCAGCCAGCAGGAACTGTATGAAGAGCTGCTCGGCCTGGCGGATGAAAGCAAATTGCTGAAGCTGGTTAACCAGCGCTCGACAGGCTCCGATCTGGATCGCCAGAAATTACAGGAAAAAGTCAGAACCTCCCTTAACCGCCTGCGGCGGCTGGGAATGATCTATTTTATGGGCAGCGATAACAGCAAGTTTCGGATCACCGAGTCGGTTTTCCGCTTCGGCGCCGATGTGCGCAGCGGCGATGATGCGCGCGAGGCGCAGTTGCGGATGATCCGCGATGGTGAAGCGATGCCTGTCGACGGTAATCTGTCACTGAAAGATGAGAGTGACGAGAACGATCGCCCAGACGATACCCCGCCAGAAAGTGTTGAGGATGAACAGGAATGA